In Streptomyces sp. NBC_00878, a single window of DNA contains:
- a CDS encoding L,D-transpeptidase family protein, whose translation MITPTHGAVRRPVAVLAAALLLAGCGGGGAMTTADQQPGATPQGGSTGAPRVSMDVAPQQLPGLGPKTLAQVPQKTRQAVVVTGRGKNSPISTVVLYERTESGWQAGASWPAHNALKGWTDHHVLEDLRSPIGVYALTDAGGLLPDPGASLPYDQSSAFTIGGKGFEGEPLAGSFDYVIAINYNRKAGTTPLDWTRPLGADRGGGIWLHVDHEGPTHGCVSLRKEHMKALLRALDPDRDPVIVMGDAAALRR comes from the coding sequence ATGATCACACCCACACACGGTGCCGTGCGCCGCCCTGTCGCCGTCCTGGCCGCTGCACTCCTCCTCGCCGGCTGCGGCGGAGGCGGAGCGATGACGACAGCGGATCAGCAGCCCGGTGCGACACCGCAAGGGGGCAGCACGGGTGCACCCCGCGTCTCCATGGACGTGGCCCCACAGCAACTGCCCGGCCTGGGCCCGAAGACCTTGGCCCAGGTCCCCCAGAAGACCCGCCAGGCCGTGGTGGTGACGGGCCGGGGCAAGAACTCACCGATCTCCACGGTGGTGTTGTACGAGCGCACGGAGTCCGGCTGGCAGGCCGGGGCAAGTTGGCCCGCGCACAACGCCCTCAAGGGCTGGACCGACCACCACGTGCTGGAGGACCTCCGCTCACCCATCGGCGTCTACGCGCTCACCGACGCGGGCGGCCTGCTCCCCGACCCGGGCGCGAGCCTCCCGTACGACCAGTCCAGTGCCTTCACCATCGGTGGCAAGGGCTTCGAGGGAGAGCCCCTCGCCGGCTCGTTCGACTACGTGATCGCCATCAACTACAACCGCAAGGCCGGCACGACACCGCTGGACTGGACCCGCCCTCTCGGGGCGGACCGGGGCGGCGGCATCTGGCTGCACGTCGACCACGAGGGACCCACCCACGGCTGCGTCAGCCTCCGGAAGGAACACATGAAGGCACTCCTGCGCGCCCTCGACCCCGACCGCGATCCCGTGATCGTCATGGGCGACGCGGCCGCGCTCAGACGCTGA
- a CDS encoding cell wall metabolism sensor histidine kinase WalK, producing the protein MTGAIPLRKRLLVRLLITSVLIAMCSVAATAWLAVQTTTRAIQEEQGQVLAEDMDILRQLSGYAATHRDWSGVEKTVRAMSDRSGRRIALTTQDRTPIADSETRNTALPPRAAAVVDPLHTDTFTEPGAQRTGIDPRAVGPYLLPPAERKRVRQLAEKRRHCFSENYVDTSITQLPSGRSVLTDEGGTVDGGAVPTPCADGLLNTPTATEEKALAELTTYAKGCLDGVDLTLPAPFTVTAGLKVKPLPTKYLGATDEQIADQNKKAEQCVDRARRRQLDPYVAPAAELFLGRGDSAAPHFDMSAANKAKVTGVAGLVLALTVAVTALVATRLVRPLRALTHAAQQPPEQHVRVPVTTQDETGILAVAFNDLTERRERMEAQRKAMVADIAHELRTPLTNIRGWLEVTRDGVVAPDHELLASLHDEAIVLQRVIDDLQDLADADAGTLRLHREPVRADELLEQTVAAHRVGAETAGVRLSTAVNGSKSSNGSAGSDDANRSDGSTGSGGTLWLDADPVRMRQVLGNLVSNAIRHTPADGTVTLSVRRDDDAVLFEVADTGSGIAPEDLPRVFERFWRAEKSRSRRTGGSGLGLSIVRQLITAHGGTVAVTSEPGTGSVFTLRLPGIR; encoded by the coding sequence ATGACCGGCGCGATACCGCTGCGCAAGCGGCTGCTGGTCCGGCTGCTGATCACGTCCGTGCTGATCGCCATGTGTTCCGTGGCGGCGACGGCCTGGCTGGCGGTGCAGACCACGACCCGGGCGATCCAGGAGGAGCAGGGGCAGGTATTGGCCGAGGACATGGACATCCTCCGGCAGTTGAGCGGTTACGCGGCCACCCATCGTGACTGGTCCGGCGTCGAGAAGACCGTCCGCGCGATGTCGGACAGGTCAGGGCGGCGCATCGCTCTGACGACCCAGGACCGCACGCCGATCGCGGACTCCGAAACCCGGAACACGGCCCTGCCGCCCAGGGCCGCTGCCGTGGTGGATCCCCTGCACACCGACACCTTCACCGAGCCCGGAGCACAGCGCACCGGCATCGATCCGCGCGCGGTGGGTCCGTACCTGCTGCCGCCCGCGGAGCGCAAGCGCGTGCGTCAGCTGGCCGAGAAACGCCGGCACTGCTTCTCGGAGAACTACGTCGACACCAGCATCACGCAACTGCCCAGCGGCCGCTCCGTCCTCACCGACGAGGGGGGAACTGTGGACGGAGGCGCGGTACCGACGCCGTGCGCCGACGGCCTGCTCAACACCCCTACCGCGACGGAGGAGAAGGCCCTGGCGGAACTCACCACGTACGCCAAGGGCTGCCTGGACGGTGTCGACCTGACACTCCCCGCACCCTTCACCGTCACGGCCGGCCTCAAGGTCAAGCCCCTGCCGACGAAGTACCTCGGCGCGACGGACGAGCAGATAGCCGACCAGAACAAGAAGGCGGAGCAGTGCGTCGACCGCGCCCGACGTCGGCAACTGGATCCCTACGTCGCCCCGGCCGCCGAACTGTTCCTCGGCCGCGGCGACAGCGCCGCCCCGCACTTCGACATGTCCGCCGCCAACAAGGCCAAGGTCACGGGCGTCGCCGGCCTCGTCCTCGCCCTCACGGTGGCCGTGACCGCGCTGGTCGCCACCCGGCTCGTACGGCCGCTGCGCGCGCTGACGCACGCCGCCCAGCAGCCACCGGAACAGCACGTACGCGTGCCCGTGACCACCCAGGACGAGACGGGCATCCTGGCCGTCGCGTTCAACGACCTGACCGAGCGCCGCGAACGAATGGAGGCGCAGCGCAAGGCGATGGTCGCCGACATCGCCCATGAACTGCGCACGCCGCTCACCAACATCCGCGGCTGGCTGGAGGTGACCCGCGACGGCGTCGTCGCCCCCGACCACGAGCTGCTCGCCTCCCTCCACGACGAGGCGATCGTGCTCCAGCGGGTCATCGACGACCTCCAGGACCTCGCGGACGCCGACGCGGGCACGCTCAGGCTGCACCGCGAGCCGGTCCGCGCCGACGAACTGCTCGAACAGACCGTCGCGGCGCACCGGGTGGGGGCCGAGACGGCGGGAGTCCGCCTGAGCACGGCCGTCAACGGCTCAAAGAGCTCGAACGGTTCGGCCGGCTCGGACGATGCGAACCGCTCCGACGGTTCGACCGGTTCGGGCGGCACGCTGTGGCTCGACGCGGATCCGGTCCGTATGCGGCAGGTGCTGGGCAACCTGGTCTCCAACGCGATACGCCACACGCCCGCCGACGGCACGGTCACGCTCTCCGTCCGCCGCGACGACGACGCGGTCCTCTTCGAAGTGGCCGACACCGGCAGCGGTATCGCCCCGGAGGATCTGCCCAGGGTCTTCGAACGGTTCTGGCGGGCGGAGAAGTCCCGCAGTCGGCGCACCGGCGGCAGCGGCCTGGGTCTGTCGATCGTGCGTCAGCTCATCACGGCCCACGGCGGTACCGTGGCGGTCACCAGCGAACCCGGCACCGGGTCGGTCTTCACGCTGAGGCTGCCAGGCATCCGCTGA
- a CDS encoding ATP-binding protein, with translation MSTSRPSDVPHPAPHPAPDFRRLFDSTLSPLLVLTPDFTIVEVNRAYLTATGTRRSIVGRPIFDVFPDNPDDPSADGVTNLRRSLETVVSTSRTDTMALQRYDIPTDATDATDAKAGFVERYWSPVNTPVLDADGRVTHIIHRVEDVTEFVRLRRAGHERARAAAEAQMRAEGMEIDLFVRAREIREVNEQLRRVNGELDAAGRELQEEQRAKDRFIATLSHELRNPLAAATAATELLALDLPGGHPALSVLERQLGILARMSNDLLDGTRAVTGRLDLVRERVDLRSVVESACADMCGLFGHEGRALDVRLPDGPVLVDGDRLRLAQVLTNLLSNALKYTLPGGRTDVCLSSLDGQAEITVGDDGIGFEPGQAEELFGVFMRAAPTGPRTPEGLGLGLAVARTVVELHDGRISAHSDGPGKGASFRALLPTATADAAQPARPAAAARAQRQLVVLIVEDNTDLAATYRSLLERQGHHVTVVHTGTDAVTATEAHLFDVVLCDLGLPDMDGYTVARAVRSRPHGAGVRLVAVSGFSRDTDRTLAHEAGFDAHLAKPLPLADLLDLLER, from the coding sequence ATGTCCACGAGCCGTCCGTCCGACGTACCGCATCCCGCCCCTCATCCCGCCCCGGATTTCCGGCGCCTGTTCGACTCCACGCTCTCCCCGCTGCTCGTCCTCACCCCCGACTTCACGATCGTCGAGGTCAACCGCGCCTATCTGACGGCCACGGGCACGCGGCGGAGCATCGTCGGACGCCCCATATTCGATGTGTTCCCCGACAACCCCGACGACCCGTCGGCCGACGGCGTCACCAACCTGCGCCGCTCCCTGGAGACGGTGGTGAGCACGAGCCGCACGGACACCATGGCGCTGCAGCGGTACGACATCCCGACAGACGCGACGGACGCGACAGACGCGAAGGCCGGCTTCGTCGAGCGCTACTGGAGCCCGGTCAACACACCGGTCCTGGACGCCGACGGCCGGGTGACCCACATCATCCACCGGGTCGAGGACGTCACCGAGTTCGTACGGCTGCGCCGGGCCGGGCACGAGCGGGCGCGGGCGGCCGCCGAGGCGCAGATGCGCGCGGAGGGCATGGAGATCGATCTGTTCGTCCGCGCGCGGGAGATCCGGGAGGTCAACGAGCAGTTGCGCCGGGTGAACGGCGAACTCGACGCCGCTGGGCGGGAGTTGCAGGAGGAGCAGCGGGCCAAGGACCGGTTCATCGCGACGCTCTCGCACGAGCTGCGCAATCCGCTGGCAGCCGCGACCGCGGCGACCGAGCTGCTGGCGCTCGACCTGCCGGGCGGCCATCCGGCGCTCTCCGTCCTGGAGCGGCAGCTCGGCATTCTGGCCCGGATGAGCAACGACCTGCTGGACGGCACGCGCGCGGTGACCGGGCGGCTGGATCTGGTGCGCGAGCGGGTGGATCTGCGGTCGGTCGTCGAGAGCGCCTGCGCCGACATGTGTGGGCTGTTCGGCCATGAGGGACGGGCCCTCGACGTCCGGCTGCCCGACGGACCGGTGCTCGTCGACGGTGACCGGCTGCGGCTGGCCCAGGTACTGACGAACCTCCTGTCGAACGCGCTCAAGTACACACTGCCGGGCGGCCGTACGGACGTGTGCCTGTCGTCCTTGGACGGGCAGGCCGAGATCACGGTCGGAGACGACGGGATCGGTTTTGAACCCGGGCAGGCCGAGGAACTGTTCGGGGTGTTCATGCGGGCGGCTCCCACCGGGCCGCGCACTCCCGAGGGGCTCGGCCTCGGGCTCGCGGTGGCCCGGACGGTCGTCGAACTCCACGACGGCCGGATCTCCGCGCACAGCGACGGGCCGGGCAAGGGCGCCTCGTTCCGCGCGCTGCTGCCGACGGCCACGGCGGACGCGGCCCAGCCGGCCCGCCCCGCTGCCGCCGCGCGTGCGCAGCGGCAGTTGGTCGTCCTGATCGTCGAGGACAACACGGACCTCGCCGCGACCTACCGCTCCCTGCTGGAGCGCCAGGGGCATCACGTCACGGTCGTCCACACGGGCACGGACGCCGTCACGGCCACCGAGGCCCACCTCTTCGACGTCGTACTGTGCGATCTCGGGCTGCCCGACATGGACGGCTATACGGTCGCCCGCGCCGTACGGTCCCGTCCGCACGGCGCCGGGGTCCGCCTCGTCGCGGTCTCCGGCTTCAGCCGGGACACCGACCGTACGCTCGCCCACGAGGCCGGCTTCGACGCCCACCTGGCCAAGCCACTGCCGCTCGCGGATCTGCTGGACCTCCTGGAGCGCTGA
- a CDS encoding DUF1206 domain-containing protein produces the protein MNASTLTRGGRAGKRKAAPAIEGAARAGFTARGVIYLLVGLLALQIAFGGSGKQADQGGALQEVAGKPFGEAVLWALGIGLVGMALWRLSEAVFGAAGPDGHKGKKRLASAARAVFYGLVAYSALSFAAGSAGSGSSDGKSRDATARAMDLPAGQWLVAAAGAAILCAGVWMVVQAARRKYHKHMRLGEMSHRVRRTVDVTGVGGGVARGLVFAVAGGFALRAAEEYEPDRAKGVDDTLRSFTETPAGPWLLVLIAVGLLLFGLFSFAMARYRKV, from the coding sequence ATGAACGCAAGCACGTTGACGCGAGGCGGCCGGGCGGGGAAACGCAAGGCTGCCCCGGCGATCGAGGGCGCGGCCCGGGCAGGATTCACCGCGCGCGGTGTCATCTACCTGCTGGTGGGCCTGCTGGCGCTGCAGATCGCCTTCGGCGGCAGCGGCAAGCAGGCGGATCAGGGGGGCGCACTCCAGGAGGTCGCCGGGAAGCCCTTCGGTGAGGCCGTGCTCTGGGCGCTCGGCATCGGGCTGGTCGGTATGGCGCTCTGGCGGCTGTCCGAGGCGGTCTTCGGCGCGGCGGGCCCCGACGGCCACAAGGGGAAGAAGAGGCTGGCGTCGGCCGCACGAGCCGTGTTCTACGGCTTGGTCGCCTACTCCGCGCTCTCCTTCGCCGCCGGTTCCGCCGGGAGTGGATCGAGCGACGGCAAGTCCCGGGACGCGACGGCCAGAGCCATGGACCTGCCCGCCGGGCAGTGGCTCGTGGCCGCGGCCGGCGCGGCGATCCTCTGCGCGGGTGTCTGGATGGTGGTGCAGGCCGCGCGCCGGAAGTACCACAAGCACATGAGGCTCGGTGAGATGTCGCACCGGGTGCGCCGGACGGTCGACGTGACGGGCGTCGGCGGCGGTGTGGCCCGCGGTCTGGTGTTCGCCGTCGCCGGAGGCTTCGCGCTCCGGGCCGCCGAGGAGTACGAACCGGACAGGGCCAAGGGCGTGGACGACACTCTGCGCTCGTTCACCGAGACCCCGGCGGGGCCGTGGCTGCTGGTGCTCATAGCCGTCGGTCTGTTGCTCTTCGGACTGTTCTCGTTCGCCATGGCCAGGTACCGCAAGGTCTGA
- a CDS encoding S1 family peptidase has product MRTGLAALLLVGGTWATVAAGPASAADAPEPARSSGAPASAALLDAMQRDFGLTKSQAEARLAAEKTATAVEPTARRAAGAAYGGSWFDAESGKLTVAVTAGASDAAVDSVRETGASVRTVKYSARQLDAAKARIDKLDAPEGVSSWHVDAKASSVVVAVAAAQRADNDVQKFLSKARAAGPVTVEEAAKAPETFAAGTVGGDPFYTGNVRCSIGFSVHGGFVTAGHCGGAGQSVSGWDRSYIGNIQGSSFPDNDYAWVNVGSGWWTVPVVLGWGTVSDQLVRGSAEAPVGASICRSGSTTHWHCGTVLGKNETVNYSQGAVHQMTGTSVCAQPGDSGGSFISGDQAQGVTSGGYGDCTSGGRTWFQPINEILNRYGLTLHTA; this is encoded by the coding sequence ATGCGCACCGGCCTTGCCGCCCTCCTTCTCGTCGGCGGCACCTGGGCGACCGTCGCCGCCGGACCCGCCTCGGCCGCCGACGCCCCCGAACCCGCCCGTTCCTCCGGCGCTCCGGCCTCCGCCGCGCTCCTCGACGCCATGCAACGCGACTTCGGCCTGACGAAGAGCCAGGCCGAGGCTCGGCTCGCCGCCGAGAAGACCGCGACGGCCGTCGAGCCGACGGCGCGGCGCGCGGCGGGAGCCGCGTACGGCGGCTCCTGGTTCGACGCCGAGAGCGGGAAGTTGACCGTCGCCGTCACGGCCGGCGCCTCCGACGCCGCCGTCGATTCCGTACGGGAGACCGGCGCGAGTGTCCGTACCGTCAAGTACAGCGCGCGACAGCTCGACGCGGCCAAGGCCCGCATCGACAAGCTGGACGCGCCCGAGGGTGTCAGCAGCTGGCACGTCGACGCCAAGGCCAGCTCGGTCGTCGTGGCCGTCGCCGCCGCGCAGCGTGCCGACAACGACGTCCAGAAGTTCCTTTCGAAGGCCCGTGCGGCGGGTCCCGTCACCGTCGAAGAGGCTGCCAAGGCGCCCGAGACCTTCGCCGCCGGGACGGTCGGCGGCGACCCCTTCTACACCGGCAACGTCCGCTGTTCCATCGGGTTCTCGGTGCACGGCGGCTTCGTCACCGCGGGGCACTGCGGCGGGGCGGGCCAGAGCGTCAGCGGCTGGGACCGCTCCTACATAGGAAACATCCAGGGCTCCTCGTTCCCGGACAACGACTACGCCTGGGTCAACGTCGGAAGCGGCTGGTGGACCGTGCCGGTCGTGCTCGGCTGGGGCACCGTTTCGGACCAACTGGTCCGCGGATCCGCCGAGGCGCCCGTCGGTGCCTCCATCTGCCGGTCGGGGTCGACCACGCACTGGCACTGCGGCACGGTGCTCGGCAAGAACGAGACCGTCAACTACAGCCAGGGCGCGGTGCATCAGATGACCGGAACCAGCGTCTGCGCGCAGCCGGGCGACTCCGGCGGCTCGTTCATCAGCGGCGACCAGGCGCAGGGGGTCACCTCCGGCGGCTATGGCGACTGCACCAGCGGTGGTCGGACCTGGTTCCAGCCCATCAACGAGATCCTCAACCGGTACGGCCTCACGCTCCACACGGCCTGA
- a CDS encoding endo-1,4-beta-xylanase, whose product MAGLLAAAGVTTLAGTAEAAGTLGAAAAEKGRYFGAAVAANHLGEAPYAATLNTEFSSVTPENEMKWDAVERTRNSFTYGAADQIVSHAQSRGMKVRGHTLVWHSQLPGWVGGLGAADLRTAMNHHITQVMQHYKGRIHSWDVVNEAFQDGSSGARRSSPFQDKLGNGFIEESFRTARAADPAAKLCYNDYNTDGVNAKSNAVYNLVRDFKARGVPIDCVGFQSHFNSASPVPGDYRANLQRFADLGVDVQITELDIEGSGTAQATSYTNVVNACLGVSRCTGITVWGVTDKYSWRASGTPLLFDNNYAKKAAYHAVLTALGGTGSGGGGGAACTVTYSRTDDWSDRFNGEVTVTAGGSAISAWAVAVTVTSPQKVSATWNGTPSWDSSGNVMTMKPNGNGSLAAGASTSFGFTVMKNGNSSAPSVGSCSAS is encoded by the coding sequence ATGGCGGGCCTGCTCGCCGCGGCCGGCGTCACCACGCTCGCGGGGACGGCCGAGGCCGCCGGCACGCTCGGCGCCGCGGCGGCGGAGAAGGGCCGGTACTTCGGCGCCGCGGTCGCGGCCAACCACCTGGGCGAGGCCCCGTACGCCGCGACGCTCAACACGGAGTTCAGCTCGGTGACTCCGGAGAACGAGATGAAGTGGGACGCGGTCGAAAGGACCCGCAACTCCTTCACCTACGGCGCCGCCGACCAGATCGTCAGCCACGCCCAGAGCAGGGGCATGAAGGTCCGCGGGCACACCCTCGTGTGGCACTCGCAACTGCCCGGCTGGGTCGGCGGACTCGGTGCCGCCGACCTCAGGACGGCGATGAACCACCACATCACCCAGGTCATGCAGCACTACAAGGGCAGGATTCACTCCTGGGACGTCGTCAACGAGGCCTTCCAGGACGGCAGTAGCGGTGCCCGGCGCAGTTCACCCTTCCAGGACAAGCTCGGCAACGGCTTCATCGAGGAGTCGTTCCGCACCGCCCGCGCCGCCGATCCCGCGGCCAAGCTCTGCTACAACGACTACAACACGGACGGGGTCAACGCGAAGAGCAACGCCGTCTACAACCTGGTGCGGGACTTCAAGGCGCGCGGTGTGCCCATCGACTGCGTGGGCTTCCAGTCCCACTTCAACAGCGCGTCCCCGGTGCCCGGCGACTACCGCGCGAACCTGCAGCGCTTCGCCGACCTCGGTGTCGACGTACAGATCACCGAGCTCGACATCGAGGGCTCCGGCACGGCTCAGGCGACCAGCTACACCAACGTGGTCAACGCCTGTCTGGGCGTGTCCCGTTGTACCGGCATCACCGTCTGGGGAGTCACGGACAAGTACTCGTGGCGGGCCAGTGGCACTCCCCTGCTGTTCGACAACAACTACGCCAAGAAGGCCGCCTACCACGCCGTGCTCACCGCGCTCGGCGGGACCGGCTCGGGCGGCGGTGGTGGCGCCGCCTGCACCGTGACGTACAGCAGGACCGACGACTGGAGCGACCGCTTCAACGGCGAGGTGACCGTGACCGCGGGCGGTTCGGCGATCAGCGCCTGGGCGGTGGCCGTCACGGTGACCTCCCCGCAGAAGGTCTCCGCGACCTGGAACGGCACGCCCAGCTGGGACTCCAGCGGCAACGTCATGACCATGAAGCCGAACGGCAACGGGAGTCTGGCGGCCGGAGCGTCGACGAGCTTCGGGTTCACCGTCATGAAGAACGGCAACTCCTCGGCCCCCTCGGTCGGTTCCTGTTCCGCGTCCTGA
- a CDS encoding response regulator transcription factor — MCAHVMVAEDDEKQAELIRRSLLSEGHTATVVHDGRAALDAVRQRRPDLVVLDLMLPVIDGFGVCRALRRDEDIPVLMLTARSTEADVLLGLELGADDYMTKPYSPRELMARIRTVLRRSGRQAAGQREDPVVRAAGITVDPVRHEVACDGAPVDCTPAEYEILLAMVAEPERVFSRQQLLHRTRGIDRSSTERAVDVHIMNLRKKLEADPRRPVRLLTVFGVGYKLSGDRG; from the coding sequence GTGTGCGCACATGTGATGGTTGCCGAGGACGACGAGAAACAGGCGGAACTGATACGCCGCTCCCTGCTGAGCGAGGGCCACACCGCCACCGTGGTCCACGACGGCCGGGCCGCCCTTGACGCGGTCCGGCAGCGCCGCCCCGACCTCGTCGTCCTCGACCTGATGCTCCCGGTGATCGACGGCTTCGGCGTCTGCCGGGCGCTGCGCCGGGACGAGGACATCCCCGTCCTCATGCTCACCGCGCGCTCCACGGAAGCGGACGTCCTGCTCGGTCTCGAACTCGGCGCGGACGACTACATGACCAAGCCGTACAGCCCGCGCGAACTGATGGCCCGCATCCGCACCGTCCTGCGCCGCAGCGGGCGCCAGGCCGCCGGACAACGCGAGGACCCGGTCGTACGGGCCGCCGGGATCACCGTGGACCCGGTACGGCACGAGGTCGCGTGCGACGGAGCGCCGGTGGACTGCACTCCGGCCGAGTACGAGATCCTGCTGGCCATGGTCGCCGAGCCGGAGCGGGTCTTCTCCCGGCAGCAGCTGCTGCACCGCACCCGGGGCATCGACCGGTCCTCGACCGAGCGGGCCGTCGACGTGCACATCATGAACCTGCGCAAGAAGCTGGAGGCGGATCCGCGCAGACCTGTGCGGCTGCTGACCGTCTTCGGCGTGGGATACAAGCTCAGCGGGGACCGCGGATGA
- a CDS encoding GH92 family glycosyl hydrolase, protein MLHRSTAVARRFGRRAAVLALTTALAAALPGPVSSAADVAEAPARPTAFVDPLIGSTNGGNTYPGATLPYGMIAWSPTSTRGDQTSTGAANGYEYNATRLRGLSLTHVNGAGCNPGAAGDVPIMPFVGDVTSSPSADTTDSVYAANFSHADERAVPGRYSVGLDSGARADLAVSRRAGVADFTFPADKPANLLFRVSNSLNGSEDAHVEIDRAKRKVSGWVLTGAFCGRRANGGVNNRKSYYRLYFSASFDRAFSSAGTWKDGALSPGAVSGGGGEGYATGADRAGRGSGGWVGFDTASDNDVRMRLGISYVSLAGAETNLRQEIAPRTSVDEVAAAGSRAWDRELRSVRVGGGSTAQRTAFYTALYHSLMQPNLVSDTDGRYPGMDGKPHRVEHGQGAQYSNFSGWDQYRAQIQLLALLKPRIAGDFAQSLHNFARQNGGVWDRWVHINGPTHVMTGDPTAATLATFYAMGVRNFDYRGAFDSLARQATVPHPDGLSDAGCPGQCTGQRPNLAQYLTSQYAAQDVCHCWGGAAETLEDSVADDALGRWAKLLGLNEQAAAFTARGGWWRNVFNPGATDGAGTNGYIQARNLDGSWVTPFSPGSDRGFAQGTSATYTWMVPQDVQGLAEAMGGRESAARRLDGFFHKPDGSWSVKGGDALRYDPTNEPGIHAPWLYNALGQPWKTQETVRQILDTVYGTGPAGLPGNDDLGTMSAWYVFSALGLYPQTPGSANLLLGAPLFPHAVVDRRGGGDIVIDAPTADADHPYVSGVRLNGRAYDRSWTDARFLRNGGTLSFGLARQPDTGWATAPEGLPR, encoded by the coding sequence ATGCTCCACAGATCCACCGCTGTGGCGCGGAGGTTCGGCAGGAGAGCCGCCGTCCTCGCGCTGACCACCGCGCTCGCCGCCGCACTGCCCGGCCCGGTCTCCTCGGCGGCCGACGTCGCCGAGGCCCCGGCGCGGCCCACCGCGTTCGTCGACCCGCTCATCGGCTCGACGAACGGCGGCAACACCTACCCGGGTGCCACCCTCCCGTACGGCATGATCGCCTGGTCGCCGACCAGTACCCGGGGCGACCAGACCAGCACGGGCGCCGCCAACGGCTACGAGTACAACGCGACCCGGCTGCGCGGGCTGAGCCTCACCCACGTCAACGGCGCGGGCTGCAACCCGGGGGCCGCCGGCGACGTACCGATCATGCCGTTCGTCGGGGACGTCACGTCGTCGCCCTCGGCCGACACCACGGACTCCGTCTACGCCGCGAACTTCTCACACGCCGACGAGCGGGCTGTACCGGGCCGCTACTCCGTGGGGCTCGACTCCGGTGCCCGCGCCGATCTCGCCGTCTCCCGGCGCGCCGGCGTCGCGGACTTCACGTTCCCCGCCGACAAGCCCGCCAACCTGCTCTTCCGGGTCTCCAACTCGCTCAATGGCAGCGAGGACGCCCACGTCGAGATCGACCGGGCCAAGCGCAAGGTGAGCGGCTGGGTACTGACCGGCGCGTTCTGCGGGCGGCGCGCCAACGGCGGCGTCAACAACCGCAAGAGCTACTACCGGCTCTACTTCAGCGCCTCGTTCGACCGCGCGTTCTCCTCTGCGGGTACGTGGAAGGACGGCGCCCTCTCCCCCGGTGCCGTCTCGGGCGGAGGCGGCGAGGGGTACGCCACCGGTGCGGACCGCGCGGGCCGCGGCTCCGGAGGCTGGGTCGGCTTCGACACCGCGTCCGACAACGATGTCCGCATGCGGCTGGGCATCTCGTACGTGAGTCTCGCCGGTGCCGAAACCAACCTCCGCCAGGAGATCGCGCCGCGGACGAGTGTCGACGAGGTGGCGGCGGCCGGGAGCCGGGCCTGGGACCGCGAGCTGCGTTCCGTACGCGTCGGGGGTGGCAGTACGGCCCAGCGCACCGCCTTCTACACCGCGCTCTACCACTCGCTGATGCAGCCGAACCTGGTCAGCGACACCGACGGCCGTTATCCGGGCATGGACGGCAAGCCGCATCGCGTGGAGCACGGGCAGGGGGCGCAGTACAGCAACTTCTCCGGCTGGGACCAGTACCGGGCGCAGATACAGCTGCTCGCCCTGCTCAAGCCGCGGATCGCCGGGGACTTCGCCCAGTCCCTCCACAACTTCGCACGGCAGAACGGTGGGGTGTGGGACCGCTGGGTGCACATCAACGGCCCCACCCACGTGATGACCGGCGATCCGACGGCGGCCACACTCGCCACCTTCTACGCCATGGGGGTCCGCAACTTCGACTACCGCGGCGCCTTCGACTCCCTGGCCCGCCAGGCCACCGTGCCGCACCCCGACGGGCTCTCCGACGCGGGCTGCCCCGGCCAGTGCACGGGCCAACGGCCCAACCTCGCCCAGTACTTGACCTCCCAGTACGCGGCGCAGGACGTCTGCCACTGCTGGGGCGGTGCCGCCGAGACCCTGGAGGACTCGGTCGCCGACGACGCACTCGGCCGCTGGGCGAAGCTGCTGGGCCTCAATGAGCAGGCCGCCGCCTTCACCGCGCGGGGCGGCTGGTGGCGCAACGTCTTCAACCCGGGAGCCACCGACGGGGCGGGCACCAACGGCTACATCCAGGCCCGCAATCTCGACGGTTCATGGGTCACTCCGTTCAGCCCGGGCAGCGATCGCGGTTTCGCCCAGGGCACCAGCGCCACGTACACGTGGATGGTGCCGCAGGACGTGCAGGGGCTCGCCGAGGCGATGGGCGGACGCGAGTCGGCCGCACGTCGGCTGGACGGCTTCTTCCACAAGCCCGACGGTTCCTGGTCGGTGAAGGGTGGTGACGCTCTGCGGTACGACCCGACCAACGAGCCCGGCATTCACGCCCCTTGGCTCTACAACGCGCTCGGTCAGCCGTGGAAGACCCAGGAGACGGTCCGGCAGATCCTCGACACCGTGTACGGCACCGGACCTGCCGGGCTGCCCGGCAACGACGACCTCGGCACCATGTCCGCCTGGTACGTCTTCTCGGCGCTCGGCCTCTATCCGCAGACCCCGGGCAGCGCCAACCTGCTCCTTGGCGCCCCGCTCTTCCCGCACGCCGTGGTCGACCGGCGGGGTGGCGGTGACATCGTCATCGACGCGCCCACCGCCGACGCCGACCATCCGTACGTCAGTGGTGTCCGGCTCAACGGCCGTGCGTACGACCGTTCCTGGACGGATGCCCGCTTCCTGCGGAACGGTGGAACGCTCTCCTTCGGCCTCGCGCGGCAGCCGGACACCGGCTGGGCGACCGCGCCCGAAGGACTGCCCCGCTGA